ttctcaccactttagtttgtccgattattgaaaattttactttgtgattttgttttcttttgttttttttagtattttgtttCTATGTTTTGttgatttcaaattaatttcttttattttaaaataaaatacttttctcaaaaaatccctttgaaaatccattttaaaaaattcatttagagtccttagaatcaaaatctttttttaaaaaataataataataacatgcaaccatgttttgatcagttcgcatctttctcagttttcaataaaaattatggttttgAGTAAGAtacgaatccaagcttgtggtcccaaataaatgggataattctatactagatttgtgtatatcaattggggaattagtggaacccctacataaaattatattttcaaaactccTTGCTGCCAATTTTCACTCAAGCACTAACCCTTTGGATTTAAAATTCGTTCAGTAACTTcataatatttctaaaaaatttccaaaacttgcatgattttcctcacttcttgaaattgaatttaaaatttcatttgagTTAGAAAGCAATTCTGTAATAGAATATACAAATGAGTCTTTAAGGGGGTTCTGCTTTCACCCAGTTTTGTACACCCGaaatatttttgcaaaaataaaataacaaatgattttttaaatttgattcgatattttttcttaattttagacttcttgaaattgattttagacatataaaatatttaaaaaatgtacattttttagggagatatgatttttcaaagtcataCCCACTGTACATGATGGATTTTGGACATCTAATTAGttggagtgttttaaaaatatttttgaatactATCTGACCCTAGATTCATTTTTTCTATGACATAGACACTTTGAaagatgtgtgtgatttttgtatgattttatgtaatcatttattatttttaagaaatttgtatATGCATGTGACTATTTTTCTTACCTAATCTAGACCTTCTGGAACTTTCAGATGTCTTTGCTGCAATCTAtcatttgaatgagtgtttggtTTTTGGTATCTTGTTCTAGATGTATAGGAattattttctgaaattttttgtgattaaattccactccaagacatttttttttagaaattgttttgtgatgctCCCTTTACTAATTGCATGTTGATGATCTTGTACTTTGTctgaatttgttatttatttttagggtcATTTAACTTATCTTGGCTCAGTTTTGGCTTTGGTACtatatattagacataatgaatatgttctataatttatacttgtcctaaccactctagcattttttgaggaatcttataaattatgcatgctatccaGATACGCTCTCCATCACTtactttttggaattttatgaaaatgcaTGTTATTATGAACCATATCTACGTTTGATGTAATCCTtgggtgcttagatgtatgtttgatttgctatgattaaatacatgtcgTGTGCTATATTTTTGTGCTAACTTTAAtgtcttatgatagcgcttgagaggcAGTCCAGGTATATATCCTAACCCTCCTTTGcgattgtgatttgatttctttttttttggcacgctagttttgaaatcaccttatcctacctaggtaccttcaatcaattgattaattaccatttttccctcaaattagtcattagagacctctttagggcttagatgggtgctacctcttagagtTACCTTCTCAATAGATAACCTGATCCCTGGACCAAGACTCAAGTTTTTCAagacttgtttttccaaaactatggagtcacttctttaaggttttctttcttgttttatttttccttttaaaataaaataaaataagtagtgactccaacttttccaaaactaatttttcaccaataaaaatgagtctcaCCATTAAGTAGGAACACACGTGAAAAAAGCGGGTCCACAATTACATAGAGGAtttgacctataggtgagaccctaaggtggttatatattccctatgtgtggacccgtatttttcacgtgcgtccccactcaatggcaagactcatttttattggtgaaaaattagttttgaaaaagttggagtcaccacttattttattttattttaaaagggaaaaaaataagaaaaaaaaaccctaaagaagtaaCTCCACaattttggaaaagcaagtctTGAAAAAAAGTCTTGGTctagggatcaggttacctattgggaaggtacctctaagaggtagcacccctctaagccctaaaaaggtctctaatGACTAAGCCGAGGGAAAAGTggcaattaatcaattgattgaagGTACTTAGGTAGACTAAGTGATTTCAAAACTAGCATgtcaaaaagaaatcaaatcacaatcgCAAAGGAGGATTAGGATGCATACTTGGACTGTCTCTCAAACGCTATCATAAGACATTAAAGTTAGCACAGAAATACAGCACACAAGATGTTTTTAATCAAAGTAAATCGAACATATATCTAAGCACCAAAGGATTACATCAAACATAGACAAGgctcacaacaacatgcatatgcataaaattacaaaaagtaagtgatagagagtatacctggatagcatgcaTGATTTATAAGACTCCTCCAAAAATGCTATAGTGGTTagaacaaatataaattatgtaacatattcattatgtctaatatacattACCAGAGCTAAAATTGAGTCAGGAtaagtcaaatgactccaaaaataaataaccaattcAAGCAATGTACAAGATCATCAgcatgcaattagaaaagggagcatcacaaaataatttctaaaaaaaatatcttggagTTGAATCtaatcacaaaaaaaatttaggaaacaacTCCTGCACATTTAGAACAAAATACAAAAAGCCAAACACTCATTGGAATGACAAATTGCAGCAAATACACCCAAAAGTTCTAGAAGATCcagattaggtaaaaaaaatggtgacatgtataaatgaatttttttaaaataataagatatcacataaaattgtacaaaaaatcacacacatcGTTCAAAATATCTATATCACAGGAAAAATAAATCTAGGTCGGGgagtactcaaaaatatttttaaaacactccaaCTAATCAGGTGTCCAGATTCCATCATGTACAATAGGtacaactttgaaaaatcatatctcccttgaaaaagcatattttttttaatattttatatgtctaagatcaatttcaagaagtttagaattaaggaaaaatattgaataaaattaaaaaagtaatctgttattttatttttacaaaaatatttcaagtgtCCAGAACTGGGTGAAAATAGAACCCTCCTAAAGTCTCATTCATATCTTCTATTCCAGAATTGCTTTCTAactcaaaagaaattttaaattaaagttcaagaagtgagaaaaatcatacaagttttggaaaaaaaaaattcaatactCTAAAGTTCCTGaaacgaattttaaatctaaagggtccgtggttgagtgaaaactggcagcaaggaagagttttgaaaaattttcttatgtaggggttccaccaattccccaattgatatacacaaatataGCCTAGAATTATCTCATTTGTTTGGGACCGcaagcttggattcatgtcttactcaaaaccataatttttattgaaaactaacaAAAATGCAAACGGATCAagacatggttgcatattatttttaaaaaaatgagattttgattctaaggactctaaatgagtttttgaaatgcACTTTAAAgaggaacattttgagaaaagtattttattttaaaaataaaagaaattaatttgaaaacaacaaaacataagaaacaaaataccaagcaaaacaaaacaaaacaaaatcacaaagtaaaatttttgtcAATCAAGCAAACTAAAGTAGTGAGAATGGAGCCAAAATTCATGAGTTACCGATGGCTtctgaaaagtaaatttgacaagggactaccaaagcaataaactattaAAACTAAGATCATACAACTCAATGAAAATATTCATCAAGAATTAACAATTAGGATTCAAGAAACGcctaaattgagaataacaaatcAAGAATTAGCACATGATCAActaaacacacaaacacatctagactaaaaaaaagaactaaatcggaattaaaaacatgaactttatctaacatgattaacTAAACTATTGGgttaaaatcactaacacacttgaactaaaagatagattaaagttaaactaatttaaaattaaaaaaaaatacaaactttatctaatatgattaattaaactaatgaattaaatccacaataaaaatcaaaacttggAACCAAAGTGAATCAATCACGAATTCTCAAATTTATAATATCATCACACAATTAACAAACTAATGAAACTTGGAATCATGGAATCGAAATAAatccaaaactaaaaaatgcatgcaatcatcaacttgaaataaaaaatattcataaactAAACTTTCAATCTACCTACCGGGGATTATTCTTCTATGCGGCTGTGTGTGTTCTGTCCTCCAAAAATATTTCGTGTTGTGTTAGAAAGATCCAGAATGGCACGTGCTATGTTGCCCTTCGAAACTGATAATGCATGCCTGTTGGAGAAGCCTCAATGATACGTGTTGTGTTGTAGCAGCCCAGAAATCTGCTGTGTGTGTTTCTCATAAAATCCTCTCTTGGTGCGTCAAAGTGGCAACCGAATCTGCTGTCCGAAGTCCCCTGCTGCTCTCCAAAGTCTGTGCGTGCTGTCAGCAGTCCCCTTCCCCtgttcttattcttttatttatatggCAGCCCACTCCTTCTATGGCTACGTGAGGATCCCAAAATTCCCCTTTGTACAGCCAGCAGAGATCTTCTTCTTATAGGAAGTGGGGATCTTCTATGGCAGCCTCTCCCTCATTGAATATTCTGCCTCCTTTTTGAATGTATGTGGATATGGGAAGTGCATATTTGCGTGGCTTACTTGGAGATTTCCTCAAGGATGCAGCCCGTGTCTTGTTTGGTAAGTGATCAAATCCTTTCCAAAAGCTGCACAGAATTCTAAGAATTGCAGTGCATCCCCAACATCTTCAGGAGGCAACTCAATGCCAGTTACAGTAGTTAACCAGGTGTCCTGAGGAAATTGAACATCAACATCAAATGCTCTGTCCTGAAATTTCAAAGGGTTCTTAACCGTATGTGATTTGACGACTTTATAGCGCTTGGCTCCTGCATTATCTAAACCTCCCATATTTTGGCAGATTGTGCTATCTCCTTCTCCGTTTTCTCCTATTTCAATGGAATCAGAAGACACTTTCTGGGATGATCCTGTCCCAGAACTCTTCTCTTGTATGATATCACCATCCTCTTGTTCTGGTTTTGCCTCATTATTAGATAATTCATTGGTGATACACGGCCCTTTTAGGTTACTCTTCTTTAAACAACTACCATTATCGACATTGCGATCATGCTCCTTTAATTCTTCTccagttgtttttttttttttttcagtttcttCTCATCAGGGCTTAGTGTTAAATCCTCCAGATGCAAGTTTGGATCATCCTGTCCATCAAATGAGTTTTCCTTCCCTAGCTTTCTAGGGGAAACAACCACAGACTCCTTGCTCGGGGTAGCAGGCTTTTTTTGGATAAGCAACCATTTCCTTTACATTCTTAACACTATTGTCAGGATCCATAACTTGCAGCATTTCTGAAACAGAAGAAAATCCAGTTGCCTTGGCCTTGTGCACCAGAATACCAGTAGGTGCACAACCTATTTTCTTCCTGCAAAAACTGCAA
This DNA window, taken from Vitis vinifera cultivar Pinot Noir 40024 chromosome 2, ASM3070453v1, encodes the following:
- the LOC104877518 gene encoding uncharacterized protein LOC104877518, whose amino-acid sequence is MEDSKALSDDTGKVQLVPGLSEDVISVGKKTRDSRTLCRNLKKNKPCPIKYCQRCLLNRYGEKAEEVAQLEDWKCPKCRGICNCSFCRKKIGCAPTGILVHKAKATGFSSVSEMLQVMDPDNSVKNVKEMVAYPKKACYPEQGVCGCFPSNLKGPCITNELSNNEAKPEQEDGDIIQEKSSGTGSSQKVSSDSIEIGENGEGDSTICQNMGGLDNAGAKRYKVVKSHTVKNPLKFQDRAFDVDVQFPQDTWLTTVTGIELPPEDVGDALQFLEFCAAFGKDLITYQTRHGLHP